One Bacteroidales bacterium DNA window includes the following coding sequences:
- a CDS encoding M3 family metallopeptidase gives MKKFAALLILSAIAFVSCNQSTKTDSEMNPFLTTYNTPFDVPPFNKIRNEHFLPAINEGIKAHASEIEAIVNNPEPASFENTIAALDRSGFLLTEVNSVFYNLQSAHTNDELQKIAQEASPLLSEHSDDILLNEGLFKRVKAVYDKRENLSLDKEQQMLLDKTYKRFARNGALLDNEKKETLRGINSELSLLSLKFGDNLLAETNAFQMVIEEENDLAGLPQSVRDAAADAAREAGLSDSWLITLHSPSRMPFLQYAQNRKLREKLMKAYTNRCNNDNVYDNKEITSKMASLRVKRANLLGYKTHADFALEVTMAKNPATVYAFLDELWTPALVNAKKEAIELQKMIDAEGGNFKLESWDWPYYAEKLRQQKFSFDEEELRQYFELQHVLQGMFEVANNLFGLQFVVLKDVPVYHPDAVVYQVLEADGSHIGILYMDFHPRASKSGGAWMTSFREQFIRNGENVPPVISMVMNFSKPTGEMPALLSFEEVETLFHEFGHALHGLLSNVNYLTLSGTNVSRDFVELPSQIMENWAEHPEVLKSFARHYKTGEPIPDELITKIQNASKFNQGFATTEYIAASYLDMDWHTLTDAETQNPLQFEKNAMDRIGLIPQMDPRYRTTYFAHAFSWDYSAGYYSYLWAEVLDNDAFEAFLENGLFDPETAKSLRQYIFSPGGTEDPMELYIKFRGKAPSKEPMLKKRGLL, from the coding sequence ATGAAAAAATTTGCCGCACTGCTGATCCTTTCAGCCATTGCTTTTGTTTCGTGTAATCAATCCACTAAAACCGATTCGGAAATGAATCCATTTTTGACAACCTACAACACACCATTTGATGTTCCTCCTTTTAATAAAATCAGGAATGAGCATTTTTTACCCGCGATTAACGAAGGGATAAAAGCCCATGCTTCCGAAATTGAGGCCATTGTGAATAATCCTGAGCCTGCCAGTTTCGAAAACACCATCGCAGCCCTTGATCGCAGTGGGTTTTTGCTGACTGAGGTCAACAGCGTTTTTTACAATCTGCAATCGGCTCATACCAATGATGAACTGCAAAAGATTGCCCAGGAAGCATCGCCGTTGTTGTCGGAGCACAGCGATGATATTTTGCTGAATGAGGGGCTGTTTAAAAGAGTTAAGGCTGTTTATGACAAAAGAGAAAATCTTTCGCTTGATAAAGAACAGCAGATGCTTCTCGATAAAACTTACAAGCGATTCGCCCGCAATGGCGCATTGCTGGATAATGAGAAAAAGGAGACTTTACGAGGGATTAACTCAGAGCTCTCATTGCTTTCCCTCAAGTTTGGCGATAATCTTTTAGCCGAAACAAATGCATTTCAAATGGTAATAGAAGAAGAAAATGATTTAGCCGGTTTACCCCAAAGTGTCCGCGATGCTGCTGCCGATGCAGCCCGTGAAGCGGGTTTGAGCGACAGTTGGCTGATCACCCTCCATAGCCCGAGCAGAATGCCTTTCCTACAGTACGCCCAAAACCGGAAACTACGCGAAAAGTTGATGAAAGCCTATACCAACCGTTGTAACAACGATAATGTTTATGACAACAAGGAGATAACCTCAAAAATGGCTTCACTGCGCGTCAAACGCGCCAATCTGCTGGGATATAAAACACATGCTGATTTTGCGCTCGAAGTGACCATGGCCAAAAACCCTGCAACGGTTTACGCTTTTCTTGATGAACTTTGGACTCCGGCATTGGTGAATGCCAAAAAGGAAGCCATCGAGTTGCAAAAAATGATTGATGCCGAAGGTGGAAACTTCAAGCTGGAATCCTGGGATTGGCCGTATTACGCTGAAAAGCTCCGGCAGCAAAAGTTTAGTTTTGACGAAGAGGAGCTTCGCCAATATTTTGAACTTCAACATGTGCTACAGGGAATGTTTGAAGTAGCCAATAATCTGTTTGGGTTGCAATTTGTCGTATTGAAGGATGTTCCGGTCTATCATCCGGATGCTGTTGTTTACCAGGTGTTGGAAGCTGACGGATCGCACATCGGGATCCTTTATATGGATTTTCACCCCCGGGCATCAAAAAGCGGTGGGGCATGGATGACCAGCTTCCGCGAGCAGTTTATAAGAAATGGAGAGAACGTTCCTCCGGTCATTTCGATGGTGATGAACTTTTCGAAACCGACAGGTGAAATGCCGGCATTGCTTAGCTTCGAAGAAGTAGAAACCCTGTTTCACGAGTTTGGACATGCGTTACATGGATTGCTTTCCAACGTCAATTATCTCACTTTATCCGGAACCAACGTATCGCGCGACTTTGTTGAATTACCTTCACAAATCATGGAAAACTGGGCTGAACACCCGGAAGTCTTGAAAAGTTTTGCCAGGCATTATAAAACCGGAGAACCCATCCCTGATGAGTTGATTACAAAAATTCAGAATGCCAGTAAATTTAACCAGGGCTTTGCAACCACCGAGTACATTGCAGCCAGCTATCTCGACATGGACTGGCATACACTCACTGACGCTGAAACTCAAAATCCACTGCAGTTTGAAAAGAATGCAATGGATCGCATCGGTCTTATTCCTCAGATGGATCCGCGCTATCGCACCACCTATTTTGCTCATGCCTTTTCATGGGATTACTCAGCAGGCTATTACAGCTACCTGTGGGCTGAAGTACTGGATAATGATGCTTTTGAGGCTTTCCTCGAAAACGGACTCTTTGATCCTGAGACCGCTAAATCACTACGTCAATATATTTTCTCACCAGGTGGAACTGAAGACCCAATGGAACTCTATATTAAATTCCGTGGCAAAGCCCCGTCAAAAGAGCCGATGCTGAAGAAAAGAGGGTTGCTGTAG
- a CDS encoding glycoside hydrolase family 127 protein, with protein MNKFTSILVIVAVLYSCKQKQSLSADYPVVPVPFTNVKLTDQFWLPRLDTNRIVSIPYNFQKCEETHRIDNFRVAGGLKQGSFVGIRYNDSDVFKVMEGAAYSLSTYPDPKVEAYMDELIAAIAAAQEEDGYLYTARTIDPDTIIPYTGEERWSFLQQSHELYNIGHMYEAAVAYYEATGKRSFLDVAIKSADLVVKVFGTGAGQLRGVPGHQEIEIGLVKLYRVTGNKKYLDQAKYFLDDRGNAQARELYVYGKDGSNKTYTQDHQPVIQQFEAVGHAVRAGYMYSGMTDIAAFTGDKAYRNAIEKLWENVALKKMYITGGIGARHSGEAFGDDYELPNLSAYNETCAAIANMLWNQRMFLLSGDSKYVDVLERTLYNGFLSGVSIHGDRFFYPNPLESDGSHERQPWFDCSCCPTNVARFMPSLPGYIYAHTDKEVFVNLFIGSEGAVKMGFGDLKLIQQTNYPWDGEVKIEVNPSSNAEFTMAVRIPVWSVSSPMPGDLYQFRSLPAEKPVISINGEVLSYAIKDGYAQISRIWQQGDQIELNIPMPVTKIVSKPEVKENTGRMAISRGPLIYCAEWVDNGGRVRNLLVDPELEFQVEQTNLVNGVSILKSNAYHVSKDSNDDQLIKTDRELVLIPYYAWAHRGNGEMLVWLPYEESAANPTPPPTIASEAKQSASYIYDQISALNDQLIPKNSNDHTIPRFTFWSHKGTKEWVEYEFNQETSIAYIHVYWFDDGPDGGCRIPQSWKAFYLDNGNWKEVFKHGQYPVLKDQMNTIEISQVKTTAMRLEIQLQPDYSGGILEWKVE; from the coding sequence ATGAATAAATTTACCTCCATTCTTGTGATTGTTGCTGTGCTATATTCATGCAAGCAAAAACAATCACTTTCGGCTGACTATCCGGTTGTTCCGGTGCCATTTACCAATGTAAAACTCACTGATCAATTTTGGTTGCCACGTCTTGATACCAACCGAATTGTTTCGATTCCATACAATTTTCAAAAATGTGAAGAGACGCACCGGATTGACAATTTTCGTGTAGCCGGTGGGTTGAAACAAGGCTCGTTTGTCGGGATTCGTTACAATGACTCCGATGTTTTTAAAGTGATGGAAGGAGCAGCATACTCGCTCAGCACCTATCCCGATCCAAAAGTGGAAGCATATATGGACGAATTGATTGCGGCCATTGCTGCGGCACAGGAAGAAGATGGTTATCTTTATACTGCACGAACCATTGACCCTGACACGATAATTCCTTATACTGGGGAGGAACGTTGGTCGTTTCTGCAGCAAAGTCACGAATTGTATAACATTGGTCACATGTATGAAGCGGCCGTGGCTTATTACGAGGCAACCGGTAAGCGGAGTTTCCTCGATGTTGCCATCAAAAGCGCCGATCTGGTCGTTAAGGTCTTCGGTACCGGCGCCGGCCAGCTGCGCGGGGTTCCGGGCCATCAGGAAATAGAGATCGGACTGGTAAAGCTTTATCGCGTGACCGGAAATAAAAAATACCTCGACCAGGCCAAATATTTTCTCGATGATCGCGGGAATGCTCAAGCACGAGAATTGTATGTTTACGGAAAAGATGGCTCCAACAAGACTTACACCCAGGATCATCAACCGGTAATTCAACAGTTTGAGGCTGTGGGACACGCTGTGCGGGCTGGTTACATGTATTCAGGTATGACTGATATCGCTGCGTTCACCGGAGATAAGGCTTACCGAAATGCTATTGAAAAATTGTGGGAAAATGTGGCTCTCAAAAAAATGTACATCACCGGTGGGATCGGAGCACGTCATTCGGGTGAAGCATTTGGCGATGATTATGAACTGCCCAATCTTTCGGCCTACAACGAAACCTGCGCTGCTATCGCCAATATGCTCTGGAACCAGCGAATGTTCCTGCTTTCGGGCGATTCGAAATATGTGGATGTGCTCGAACGGACGCTTTACAATGGATTCCTGTCGGGCGTCTCCATTCATGGTGATCGTTTCTTTTACCCAAACCCGCTGGAATCGGACGGCAGCCATGAGCGACAGCCCTGGTTCGACTGCTCCTGCTGCCCAACCAACGTTGCCCGCTTTATGCCGTCGCTGCCCGGCTACATTTATGCGCACACCGACAAAGAGGTTTTTGTCAATCTTTTCATTGGAAGTGAAGGGGCGGTGAAAATGGGGTTTGGAGATCTGAAACTGATTCAGCAAACCAATTACCCGTGGGATGGCGAAGTGAAAATTGAAGTGAACCCTTCCAGCAATGCTGAGTTCACAATGGCCGTGCGGATTCCGGTGTGGTCGGTCAGCAGCCCGATGCCGGGAGATTTGTACCAATTCAGATCATTACCAGCGGAAAAGCCGGTAATTTCGATAAATGGAGAAGTGCTTTCTTATGCGATAAAAGATGGGTATGCCCAGATTTCCAGGATTTGGCAGCAAGGCGATCAAATCGAACTGAATATTCCAATGCCTGTTACAAAAATTGTTTCAAAACCTGAAGTAAAAGAAAATACCGGTAGGATGGCCATCAGTCGCGGACCACTGATTTACTGCGCTGAATGGGTGGATAATGGAGGCAGGGTGCGTAATTTATTGGTTGATCCGGAACTTGAATTTCAGGTTGAACAAACCAACCTGGTGAATGGCGTATCCATTTTGAAATCGAATGCCTATCATGTTTCCAAAGATTCAAATGATGACCAACTCATCAAAACTGACCGTGAATTGGTTTTGATTCCCTATTATGCCTGGGCACATCGCGGAAATGGTGAGATGCTCGTGTGGCTGCCTTACGAAGAATCAGCCGCCAACCCTACCCCGCCGCCAACCATTGCATCCGAAGCAAAACAATCGGCATCCTACATTTACGACCAGATTTCGGCGCTCAACGACCAATTGATTCCTAAAAACAGTAACGATCATACCATCCCGCGTTTCACGTTCTGGAGTCACAAAGGAACAAAGGAGTGGGTAGAGTACGAATTCAATCAAGAAACCAGCATCGCCTACATCCATGTTTATTGGTTTGACGACGGCCCGGACGGAGGCTGCCGAATCCCACAAAGCTGGAAAGCATTCTACCTGGATAATGGAAATTGGAAAGAGGTCTTCAAGCACGGCCAATACCCAGTGTTGAAAGACCAGATGAACACCATCGAAATATCCCAGGTAAAAACCACCGCCATGCGTTTGGAAATCCAGTTGCAGCCCGATTATTCAGGTGGAATATTGGAGTGGAAGGTGGAGTGA
- a CDS encoding DUF4918 family protein codes for MKTFAGKALEFYHKLNLAINVPEIEVMNPYIHPVTFDLVTRFLNKYYADDQSRAFIFGINPGRFGAGVTGISFTDPINLEMHCGIPNHLPKKHELSSIFIYRVIEAYGGADQFFSKFFITAVSPLGFTKDGKNINYYDQLNLRDAVYPFALKCLNDQFEFGANTRIALCIGGDKNFRFLNTLNSEVKLFKEIIPLEHPRFIMQYRRKSINEFLIKYLNALKNCE; via the coding sequence ATGAAAACATTTGCCGGAAAAGCCCTAGAATTTTATCACAAACTGAACCTGGCAATCAACGTTCCCGAAATTGAAGTGATGAATCCATACATTCATCCGGTCACTTTTGATCTGGTGACAAGGTTCTTAAATAAATATTATGCTGATGACCAAAGCAGGGCATTCATATTCGGGATCAATCCCGGGAGGTTTGGCGCCGGGGTTACTGGCATTTCATTCACCGATCCCATAAATCTTGAGATGCATTGCGGAATACCAAATCACCTTCCAAAAAAGCACGAATTGTCATCCATCTTTATTTATAGGGTCATCGAAGCCTATGGTGGAGCTGATCAGTTTTTCAGTAAATTTTTTATTACGGCGGTTTCTCCTCTGGGGTTTACGAAAGACGGCAAAAATATCAATTACTACGACCAGCTAAACCTTCGTGATGCTGTTTATCCATTTGCTCTGAAATGCTTAAATGACCAATTTGAGTTTGGAGCTAACACCAGGATTGCTCTTTGTATCGGTGGGGATAAAAATTTCAGGTTTCTCAACACCCTCAATAGTGAAGTAAAACTCTTCAAAGAGATCATTCCTCTAGAGCACCCCAGGTTCATTATGCAATACCGCAGGAAATCAATTAATGAATTTTTAATAAAATATTTAAATGCTCTTAAAAATTGTGAATAA